In the Actinomycetes bacterium genome, one interval contains:
- the ssb gene encoding single-stranded DNA-binding protein, with protein MSDNQTTLVGNLTDDPELRYTPTGFALATFRLAVSQRLWDGDGWKDGEPSFFRVSVWRDQAEHVSQSLRKGTRCVVVGRLKSRSWETPEGQRRSAVEVEADDVAASLKFAPVTLAKPSGKAEQNGRHADTEPVSAGRALEEVPF; from the coding sequence GTGAGCGACAACCAGACCACCCTCGTCGGCAACCTCACCGACGACCCGGAGCTGCGCTACACGCCAACCGGCTTCGCGCTGGCCACGTTCCGGCTCGCCGTGAGCCAGCGACTGTGGGACGGCGACGGCTGGAAGGACGGCGAGCCGTCGTTCTTCAGGGTGAGCGTCTGGCGCGACCAGGCCGAGCACGTCAGCCAGAGCCTGCGCAAGGGCACTCGCTGCGTCGTCGTCGGCCGCCTCAAGAGCCGCTCGTGGGAGACCCCGGAGGGCCAGCGGCGGTCGGCCGTGGAGGTGGAGGCCGACGACGTGGCCGCAAGCCTGAAGTTCGCGCCTGTCACCCTGGCCAAGCCGAGCGGGAAGGCCGAGCAGAACGGGCGGCATGCCGACACCGAGCCCGTCTCGGCCGGCAGAGCCCTGGAGGAGGTGCCGTTCTAG